Proteins encoded within one genomic window of Humulus lupulus chromosome 1, drHumLupu1.1, whole genome shotgun sequence:
- the LOC133805147 gene encoding uncharacterized protein LOC133805147, translated as MLALLMDNCNILSWNIRGLNGSKKQTDVLDICRRNKVGVGALLETKMRGNKVMELMANKFRNWDFYSSPVTEGRILIIWRKIFVKVIVLEETTQYVHCYIKMAGQKHPFSATFVYGLNSMEERKILWQRLPKLSLLASSWVILGDFNAIFTENDRNGGKPVSKAELLDSSQWLARNQMDSLKRVGSFFTWTNNQDGSARIYSKIDHGFANEEWLDFFPNTTAMLSWETVSDHCSCTVSILAVENLGVKLFRFYNFWTEHKVFKEVALDSWRKPIKGTGLKAKDQYQAALFHAQQHPRDFTLQDKAKAAADAFIIQEHMYHNFLAQRSKLTWLRKGDMNTAYFHACLKKRKEENRIASYITEQGSIPEELLNTTLSLVPKTDNPSRAVDYRPIACCSTIYKCISKLLCSRLARVLPDLVQLNQGAFVQGRSIAHNILIFQDLIKNYGRSSISPRCAIKIDISKAYDTVDWWFIEDLLKALCFPARFIGWIMTCLKNTSYFLLMNGRVQGSFKGEKGLRQGDPMSPLLFVLIMEYLTRRLQLAAQDSVFRFHPMCKSLKLLSLCFANDLILFCKGSLSAVKVLKGALGDFSSATGIQINASKSHIYFGGVSAVDRQMIAAEIQLSEGSFPLKYLGVPMRPTKWKHEECDIIIQKFKLQLHTWASRHLSFAGRIQLIHSILFGLRNYWMIIFVLPQSIIKEVQKLCRGFLWGVNGNKIKIHVASWSKVCLLKAYGGLGFRNGSVWNRAILAKYIWAISEKHDVIWVKWINSIYLKGSNFWSYKLPPDTSWLCVPIESLMCPVCGSFAESHSHLFFDCYLSKQVTELIFDWLLSIAYGGIETDVFLTDFLGLLLVLPLR; from the exons ATGTTAGCTCTTCTTATGGATAATTGTAATATCTTGAGCTGGAATATAAGGGGGTTGAATGGTTCGAAAAAACAAACTGATGTGTTAGATATTTGTAGGAGGAATAAAGTGGGGGTTGGAGCTCTCTTGGAAACTAAAATGAGGGGGAATAAAGTCATGGAGTTGATGGCTAATAAATTTAGGAACTGGGATTTTTATTCCAGTCCTGTTACTGAAGGTAGAATATTGATCATATGGAGGAAGATCTTTGTCAAGGTTATTGTTCTAGAGGAGACAACTCAATATGTTCACTGTTATATTAAAATGGCTGGTCAGAAACATCCTTTTAGTGCTACATTTGTGTATGGGCTCAATTCTATGGAGGAACGGAAGATCTTATGGCAAAGATTACCAAAGCTTTCTCTTCTAGCCTCTTCTTGGGTTATATTAGGAGATTTTAATGCTATTTTTACAGAAAATGATAGAAATGGAGGTAAGCCTGTGTCTAAAGCGGAATTATTAGATTCTTCTCAGTGGCTTGCCAGGAATCAAATGGATTCGCTTAAAAGAGTTGGCTCTTTCTTTACTTGGACTAATAATCAAGATGGGTCTGCTCGCATATATTCTAAGATTGACCATGGTTTTGCTAATGAGGAGTGGCTGGATTTTTTTCCTAATACAACAGCTATGTTGAGTTGGGAAACAGTTTCAGATCACTGCTCTTGTACAGTTTCTATTCTGGCCGTGGAGAATTTGGGTGTTAAGTTGTTTCGTTTTTATAATTTCTGGACTGAACATAAAGTTTTTAAAGAGGTGGCCTTAGATAGTTGGAGGAAGCCGATTAAagggactggtttgaag GCTAAAGATCAATATCAGGCTGCTCTATTCCATGCTCAGCAACATCCCCGAGACTTTACTCTTCAAGATAAAGCTAAGGCTGCTGCTGATGCATTCATAATTCAGGAGCATATGTATCACAACTTCCTGGCTCAAAGAAGCAAGCTTACTTGGTTAAGGAAGGGTGACATGAATACTGCTTATTTTCATGCTTGTCTGAAAAAGCGCAAGGAGGAGAATAGAATAGCTTCTTACATAACTGAACAAG GCAGTATTCCTGAGGAGCTTCTTAATACTACTCTGTCCTTGGTCCCTAAAACTGACAATCCTTCTCGGGCTGTGGACTATAGGCCTATTGCTTGTTGTTCTACCATTTACAAATGTATTTCAAAGCTATTATGCTCTAGATTGGCCAGGGTCCTTCCTGATTTAGTTCAATTAAATCAGGGAGCTTTTGTTCAAGGTAGATCAATAGCTCATAATATCTTAATTTTCCAAGATCTTATCAAGAATTATGGGAGATCTTCTATCTCGCCTAGGTGTGCAATTAAAATTGACATAAGCAAAGCTTATGACACAGTCGATTGGTGGTTTATTGAGGATCTCCTAAAGGCTTTGTGTTTCCCTGCTAGATTTATAGGCTGGATTATGACTTGCTTAAAAAACACATCGTATTTCTTGCTTATGAATGGAAGGGTTCAAGGAAGTTTTAAGGGTGAGAAGGGGCTTCGTCAAGGAGATCCAATGTCACCACTTTTGTTTGTTTTAATCATGGAATATCTCACTCGGAGACTCCAACTGGCAGCTCAAGATTCTGTTTTCAGGTTTCACCCAATGTGTAAGAGTCTTAAACTTCTTAGTTTATGTTTTGCAAATGATCTGATTTTATTTTGTAAAGGATCTCTTTCAGCTGTTAAAGTGCTCAAGGGTGCTCTAGGGGATTTCAGTTCTGCTACAGGGATCCAAATTAATGCTAGCAAATCTCATATATACTTTGGGGGAGTTTCTGCTGTTGACAGACAGATGATAGCTGCTGAGATACAACTTTCAGAAGGGTCCTTTCCTCTTAAGTATCTTGGTGTCCCTATGAGACCAACCAAATGGAAGCATGAAGAATGTGACATTATCATCCAAAAATTCAAATTGCAATTACATACTTGGGCTAGTAGGCACTTATCCTTTGCTGGTAGAATCCAACTCATCCATTCAATTCTCTTTGGGCTGAGGAACTACTGGATGATCATTTTTGTTCTTCCCCAAAGTATTATTAAGGAAGTTCAAAAACTTTGTCGTGGTTTTCTCTGGGGAGTTAATGGTAATAAGATCAAGATTCATGTGGCATCTTGGTCGAAGGTCTGTCTGCTTAAAGCTTATGGAGGTCTTGGGTTCAGAAATGGTTCAGTTTGGAATCGTGCCATCTTAGCAAAGTATATTTGGGCTATTTCTGAGAAGCATGATGTGATTTGGGTTAAATGGATTAATTCAATCTACTTGAAAGGCTCAAATTTCTGGTCCTATAAGCTGCCTCCTGATACAAGCTG GTTATGTGTGCCAATTGAATCACTTATGTGTCCTGTTTGTGGTAGCTTTGCTGAGAGTCATTCCCATCTGTTCTTTGATTGTTATCTTTCCAAGCAAGTTACAGAGCTTATCTTTGATTGG CTGCTGTCTATAGCATATGGAGGAATCGAAACAGATGTATTTTTGACAGATTTTCTTGGACTGCTGTTGGTCTTGCCACTGAGATAA